The following is a genomic window from Calliphora vicina chromosome 5, idCalVici1.1, whole genome shotgun sequence.
GATGTTTGAAGCCTATATTTTGAAAACGCGTCTTAATGGaatttatgttgtttaaattttatataattccttcttctttactttattattaaaatcatgtTATAATATGCcaaattcttttttcaaaagtGACCTGTTCGTTTTGTTCACTGCAAAAACATTAAGCGAGCAATTGTTCATTCACTTAGTTCAGTCAAACATCACAGTATAGAAGTGAACAACTGAACAAAAAGAACGaacttgttcatttatttgttctgaACAAAAGCGACCAATCAGTAAAAAGAACTACACAGAAAGAATTActgctaaaatattttctaacaatcgcctgtctgaaactaattttattttcaataaatatttttatagattctattaatatttttgtttgatttttattttaatacaacacttAGGATAAAACAACATCACAAGCAAGTAAATAAGTGTGTTTGTTGTTATCATGTGCATCTTACACACATTTGGTAATTTCGTTTGCATGCGTGTTTTTAACAtgagttgatataattctcatttggttaaaaatattttttaaataagtagttttgtttttgtcaaagactttacaaaaattgtatgatgTATGATAAACATCTGAAAACATTAAATACTGTTTTAgatgtttatttattacttttttctttacttagctttttctttctttattttcttatttgtagttttttctttattttcctatttttgttttctctttttttctgatattatttttaaaaaacttttttattggttctataccaatttagcttaaaaataattttttggaccagacaaaaattttactgttttaaacaaatttttgtttgaaattgtgttgtaaattcaaacaacttttttatttaatatcatactttttttaattgaaaaaatattgttttttttcaattaaatttttgcaaaatttcttgtttgaatttacaaattttgtgataggtcctaattcaaacaaaattttgtctgattgagcaaatttcttgattgaatcagaaatttaattttttctgtgtattatgCCCAactctacaaaaaatatatgtatgtatttataaaaatgttcacaataatatgttgaaggtctaaatacaaaaaacactaaaaatagtaacaaaatcaccaagatggttttttggttattattttaaaaacagctgatacgatcttacggaaaaactaactacaatataacagcattcagaacggcacagaacagaaacgttacagaacgcaaagactaatggtgcctttaggtttttgacaacagacttaggtttttggctctcagttacctatctagttattgtctatgcccttcaccttcgtgagaaggatatatataagtttgtcattccgtttgtaatttccacaatataattttctgaccctataaagtGTATTTATCCTGAgccttatagataacggagtcgattaagccatgtccgtctgttgaaatcaactttccgaaacccccaaataacttacatactagggtattcaatcgattaacctttaatcggttaaccgattaattttgaacggttcgaataatttaaaattgccgattttcaaattacaaataaactgattaatttgtgtcgattaaccgtaattcctttttttgcactttcaacatattgttttgtatttatttttccatttcaattcaatatccaagaaaaatgtttagtgagaataacaactgacatatttaatttacatgtatttgaaactttgtttgcatttacatgtacagaacttaacgaaactaaatgaaaatatcaaagtattcaatatctaaaataaTCCTAAAGAtttgatatgcttagaaaaaacgaaaaaaaaactgaaatattggatattctttatcatgctttcgatttctccaacatctacaatcagagTTTTTACCAagtagttttattaaatctaaagaaaaaactcgtttaaaaggaaaaaaaaataaattatattatttttttaaaagattctttcagaagatctcactaaaatcctaaaaaaagcaaatatgctatttgctatttttgtttggttgaattgttatgatttgtttgttttttatgtttttgtacacaaaattcgtggttttattttcaatttaaaattaaagtagacattattcggttaatcgaataattttaaattaacctattattaaccgaataaatctaaacaccgattaattatttgctcgattaaccgattaaaccaaaaaccaggaGAACCTCGagtttttacctatttttgacctatatctggattacaaagttattaatatatacaatatggatatctaatgatagatattttaaagacctttgcaacgtatACAAGTAagttgggtcaaaatcggaaaaaatattttttttaacccgaatctttttttcaccaagttttttttttcattaaatattaaaaaaaattttaaattttttttttaaatttaaaaaaaatattaaaaaaaaacaattcgaaaattttttttacaaaaaaattaaaaaacacctttggaaaaaaaagtaaattttgtttagctaaaaatatttaatatttttattttgaagtataatttggtgtaggctatataagattcggcacagccgaacgACTATTAACTTGCTTTTCTGAATTACAATTTCTATATTCTCAATATTAAATTGCTTTGCTTTGTCTAACTTTGCCGTCTGGGACAATTTTTAtgaaagatacaaattttgatttcaataaatcgatggttgcggtCGCCGTATGGCCACATTTTGACCGGATCAATCTCATCCATCAAATGGAAAAGTGTTCTACAGACGGGTCCGGACAGGTACAAAAGTATATATGGGTTTTTCTACTGGTAGTAAAATtggtttaaccccttttgaccctcaAAGGtatattccacaaaaattaaaatttgaaaaaaaatagtaccTGCGAAAACATTTAATAACACAGCAGGTGTGAACGGTACAGTCACACATCATACCATTGCTTACAGACTATTGATTGTTCTaccaatataacaaaaaaatacagcCGATTAtagataatagtttgcgagtaatgataacacggtgctacgatgaaaaaaaaaacttagaaaacGACCCAGCGCTGCAGCGTGGGTTATATGTCTTGCGAGTACATTACGaattgtgtctaaaaatttcagaaacaccctcgaattcagaagttattctaaaaaacattttcagtgatgttcgtcaacttatcgacctgtaactcagtcagatTTTAACCGACTTTAAATTCTTTAAcggtttttaaaagaaaactagttacgctttaaaatgacgtgtaTACTTTGATACAGTTTTAAGCAATAAGGATTGTttatgttaagaatatctaaaagaaaaacaaaatttctcaacttttttgattttggtcgctttttgttgcttattttgatatgaaagcttataaaaatttataccaacaaattaaggaaatttagttcttaacaaatcatggttttaattattcaaatcggatgaaaattgtaaaagttattcaacttttcattaacacatttttttctcccccagcgcacacagaaaaaagtttcaacataaatattatgatttgatttcattgatttcaattcataacatttataaataatttcttaaatattaagattttgttcatattttatgttttcaaattaaatctagaaggcttgaaaaatataatttcaatttcatttatatttttatgttgttgaaaaatgtttgaaatttttcttggaaaattttttatttatttttatgatttccagctacaaaatgagccaatatgcgcgaaaatgattaaatttttttaaggtgttgatatttatgtttatttatattttattatgtttaatgatatcattaattttcagatattgttgattcatcttaaaatattcgccagtatatggctattatgcaaatagttttgaattaattcattagataatgcaattataattcaatttattataaaatattattaaatttgcaaaaatttccgtcatgtacaaattaataatatttatgaacatgttcttattctgaatgaaaaaagtttgggaaaaaaaatcaagttcgattaataatatttattacaaaattcattccaattatgaatttcttttttctgtgcatatgaataaacaaaaaaacaaaaaactataaaaaaaaatatttgtaaaattttcaatttacaaggtaaattttttgcagcttttttcgaaaaagtttaataacttttggaaATATAagccgattttaacaagtaatgtctcatttttgtctatataaaattgtctttaaaacgtcgtgcaaataaaaataggtttccatagaaaaaagttaaaataactattgttgaatttgaaaaattacgaaaaaaaataaaaataaagtgaaactttttatcaaaactttttataatatacattttatgcatacattttatgaaaactcaattctttgcctatccataattgtttaagattttcaaatcggtataaaaatgtgcgagttagaggtactaaagcacaacgacctaccctaaaaccgttttttcaaaataactcaaaattttgagggtgtttcaaaatctttgaaaacggttttagtatgtcctcacctaggtctacaacccccattaggtcgcttttcaagttctgacaaaaagtgtcattttgtaccAGAGtgtaatttacttctgatcaaatatacaaaactcaatttttttttttataaaataacagtATAAAGTATTTCTGCCAGGCAGttacgaaaaaatatttttttttgcctttataaatttttcgttatatctttgTCATTTTTAATCGGATTTTAATGTAtgatatatcaatgtttttgtCTCGAGAAGACCAATGTTTTTCTCTAAGGttagcaaaattttaatgatttattgcGAGCTTTAATTTTCTGACATTACGGTGGTCATCGGTCATCGGTTCACcatttgaaaaatcgaaaaatgccACAAATACGTTCGCACATAAACGGCTGAAGAGTTTTGCTCGAAACTTTGAGAAAATATCTCAGAAACTAAACATTGCATTATTAAGCGTTTCGGAGATATTTTAGATATTAAAGTTCTTGCCTAGTGTGCAAAGTTTCGAGCAAAACTCTTTAGCTGTTTTTgttccattttaaatataaagttgtgatttttccattttcacataattatttttttttttgtcggtgtactgataaattttttatcacaaACGAAAGATTGCTACTCTAGCTAAGTAccccaaaattaaaaataattgtttttatattattaaaaaaactacggCGTCTTTTTAGAATTCTGTTGAAAAAACAAAGTCGCAAATATCATTCTATATTTCACACAACGGAAAATTGAGAACAGCCCTAATGTCCGTTTGAGGTAGctgaattcaattcaatttatttattgataatcTGTAAGCCAAAAATGTCCAAATTgattaaaaagtaattatatatgGCACTtatattattacattttttgctggacttagggccattattacaactcgccgttatagttaaaggtaactttaagcaatagaaaaaggtacccctaaatgtaactttaactataacggcaagttgtaataatggcccttagcaTGTTTTCttcttactattttttttttgtggagttaGCACTTTTGCGTATCACAGAAAAATCAtcagtaagaaacaaaataacgaaattttttattgcaaaatatgttaatttcaatcaaaagtgGACTTGTTACGTTTccgtactaagctaacgaaattccAAATGATCGGAATAAAACAATgctatgatttaaaaataaattactactaTTACCAAATTAAAACAACTTAATGAACTCTACCACATAAGAATGCATTGTTTAACCAAACTTTTACAAATTTCCCATTGTTCTACGGAAATTTACTTAACATTATTCGCATGTCTGAAAATGCtattttacatattaattaCATACTTCACATAGTAGTAAGTACTTAACTTCATATTCAAAATACTAATTATTCctcttatttatttcttcttctccATTTGCATTAAATAACCAAATGAACATCATAAtcaacaacaattttattttgtatctcAACACTGAAACGTTAAAAGCATCTCAAACATTTAGTATGCTTAACATTATCGACCTCTCTACTTTGGATGCTGTGTGCATATCCCACACAAGGAGAAACATCGAAAATTTTAGCTGTATATCCATTTCCTGGTAAAAGTCACTTCATGATGCACAGAACCATCATTAAAGAGCTCATACAGAGAGGTCATCAAGTAACGATGATAACAGCCTTCAGTTTAAAGGATTTAAAGTTGGGTTCAAATTATACAGAGATTTTAGTTGAACCAGTTTATGATTTTTGGAGTGATAGTAAGTGGCAAAAATCCAGCATTGTTATGAGATGccaattaataaatatcaatttttcattccagtAATAGAATACTTTAAAGCTGATAATATATTTGAGCTGTCTGAAATggacttttttggttttttgaaaatgttggaAATAGTTGGCTTGAAAACCACCGAACATGCTTTAAAACAACCAAAAGTACAGGAAATTATCAATCATCCTCACCCAAAAGGACAATATGATTTGCTGTTGAGTGAACAGTTCTATCAGGAGCCCTTCTTAGCCTTGTCCTATATATACGATATACCGGTGGTGACCAGCAGTACTTTGGGTTATGAAAATCATATGAGTCAAATGATGGGTGTGCTAACGCCCTGGTCCTTTGTGCCCCATGGTTTTATGCCCCTCACCGATCACATGAGTTTTATGGAACGTGTTAAGAACAGTTATTATTCATTGGCTGAGGATTTGACTAGAGAATggaatttatttccaaaaatggaTAAATTGgtgcaacaatattttggcCATTTGAAAGGTAAacctgaattaattttaaagtatttcttTCTACCAttacaactttttattttagttaatatACCTCCAATTTCCCATATGGAAAAGAATATCTCTGTAATGTTTCTCAACAGTCACACACCACTGACCAGCTCCAGGCCCACAATTGGCGGTATGGTACCTGTTGGAGGCATGCATATCTATCCACCCAAACAACTGCCTCAAGATATAAAAACTTTCTTAGATGAAGCAGAAAATGGTGCCATATATTTCAGTTTGGGtaagtttaaattaataaactttAACCAATCGAGACttctttattattatgatttatttataGGCAGCAATGTCCAATCCAAAGATATGCCTgctgaaaaacttaaaattttcctGGAAGTATTTGCCTCTATGAAAGAGCGCATTTTGTGGAAATTCGAAAATGAAACTATAGCAAATCTGCCCAAAAATGTCATGATCAAAGCCTGGCTACCACAAGCCGATATATTGGCTCATCCCAATGTCAAAGTATTCATTACCCATGGCGGTTTGTTCGGCACCCAAGAAGGTGTCCACTATGCCGTACCTATGTTGGGTATGCCCATCTATTGTGATCAACATTTAAATATGCGCAAAGCTGTACAATCTGGTTATGCCATCAATTTGCATTTCCCAGATATAACCAAAGAAATATTGAAGGAATCGCTAGAGAAATTACTACACGA
Proteins encoded in this region:
- the LOC135960338 gene encoding UDP-glycosyltransferase UGT5-like, whose translation is MHLKHLVCLTLSTSLLWMLCAYPTQGETSKILAVYPFPGKSHFMMHRTIIKELIQRGHQVTMITAFSLKDLKLGSNYTEILVEPVYDFWSDIIEYFKADNIFELSEMDFFGFLKMLEIVGLKTTEHALKQPKVQEIINHPHPKGQYDLLLSEQFYQEPFLALSYIYDIPVVTSSTLGYENHMSQMMGVLTPWSFVPHGFMPLTDHMSFMERVKNSYYSLAEDLTREWNLFPKMDKLVQQYFGHLKVNIPPISHMEKNISVMFLNSHTPLTSSRPTIGGMVPVGGMHIYPPKQLPQDIKTFLDEAENGAIYFSLGSNVQSKDMPAEKLKIFLEVFASMKERILWKFENETIANLPKNVMIKAWLPQADILAHPNVKVFITHGGLFGTQEGVHYAVPMLGMPIYCDQHLNMRKAVQSGYAINLHFPDITKEILKESLEKLLHDPYYRNNINRISSIFHDRPMGARETAMYWIEYVIRHNGATHLRSAGLDLKWYQFYLLDVIAFVVGCIVLTLALSWFALRMILYRKPKHVKSKTQ